In the genome of Ferrimicrobium sp., the window GTCGTCGATGGTTTTGGACCAGCTGGATTCGGATACATCAACGCTTTGAGCTCAGTGTCGCTAAGCGCCAAGAGCTCAACTCCGCGTTCCCCGGCGAGTGAAAGGATCCGCGACACGGTCGCATGGGAGATCCCAAGCGACTGGGCGATCTCGTTACGATTCTTCTCAAGTTCATAGTGGAGGCGAATCACCTCTCTGACAT includes:
- a CDS encoding sigma factor-like helix-turn-helix DNA-binding protein, which produces MAKKKETWGIEMNYVREVIRLHYELEKNRNEIAQSLGISHATVSRILSLAGERGVELLALSDTELKALMYPNPAGPKPSTT